A window of Selenomonas ruminantium subsp. lactilytica TAM6421 contains these coding sequences:
- a CDS encoding ROK family protein: MNYLAYDVGGSSVKYALVDEQGNLANKGSFVTPASLDDFYTEVVKVCQQLGKGRELTGAGFSMPGAVDNESGVIGGSSALDYIHDFPIKQALAARLGMPVSMENDANCAALGEAWTGSGRDYDSLAYFVVGTGVGGAVVHDKKIIHGPHQHGGEFGYMVMNDEYEILSEVGSTGGLCRQLAKLRNVPEDTYDGRQVYEMAAQGDADAQRLIDNMYEYLARAVYNIQYTYDPEAILFGGAISSRPDFIPAINARVQKILEKVGVARVVPKLLSCQHGNDANLLGAVASLIKSGAH, encoded by the coding sequence ATGAATTATCTGGCTTATGATGTGGGCGGCAGCAGTGTGAAATATGCGTTAGTAGATGAACAGGGCAACCTGGCAAATAAGGGCAGCTTTGTTACTCCTGCCAGCCTGGATGATTTCTATACAGAAGTGGTAAAGGTCTGCCAGCAATTGGGCAAGGGCCGGGAGCTTACCGGGGCTGGTTTCAGCATGCCGGGGGCTGTAGATAATGAAAGCGGTGTGATCGGCGGCAGCAGCGCGCTGGATTACATCCATGATTTTCCCATCAAGCAGGCGTTGGCTGCCCGTTTGGGTATGCCGGTAAGCATGGAAAATGATGCCAATTGCGCGGCTTTGGGCGAAGCCTGGACCGGTTCAGGCCGTGATTATGATTCGCTGGCATATTTTGTCGTAGGCACTGGCGTGGGCGGCGCTGTTGTGCATGACAAGAAAATCATCCATGGCCCCCATCAGCATGGCGGTGAGTTCGGCTATATGGTGATGAATGATGAGTACGAGATCCTGAGCGAAGTGGGTTCCACGGGCGGCCTCTGCCGTCAGCTGGCTAAGCTCCGCAATGTGCCGGAAGATACTTATGATGGCCGTCAGGTTTATGAAATGGCGGCGCAAGGTGACGCGGATGCCCAGAGACTCATTGACAATATGTATGAGTATCTGGCCAGAGCGGTCTACAATATCCAGTACACTTATGATCCCGAGGCCATTCTCTTTGGTGGTGCTATCAGTTCCCGTCCGGACTTTATTCCCGCCATCAATGCGCGGGTGCAGAAGATTCTGGAAAAGGTCGGCGTAGCCCGGGTAGTACCGAAGCTTTTGTCCTGCCAGCATGGCAATGACGCCAATCTTTTGGGGGCGGTGGCGTCACTAATCAAGTCCGGGGCACATTAA
- a CDS encoding DUF3226 domain-containing protein, whose protein sequence is MKSVILCEGQDDLWFISYFLHKVDGWMMDNSKSLWTSYKIPENKSSRKVIYMKKDNDGVAIWSVGGKDSFAEPLHIIIDKFVKEIPSASPESVVIVRDRDNDDEKEILAGMAENIIDGLSLRNNTSTMCNIECPNGEIASTKITPVIFPFYEPGAIETLLMNAVKEKNESGKIIYEEAQKYVSFFENNDDVRKNYIKSTRLVLKAKYSSMIAITNPDHSTGLFKDMMLSTPWEKSAYVQKHFNVILKAITPLKEHANITK, encoded by the coding sequence TATTTCCTATTTTCTGCATAAAGTCGATGGATGGATGATGGACAATAGTAAGTCCTTGTGGACAAGTTATAAGATCCCGGAAAATAAATCTAGCCGCAAGGTAATTTATATGAAAAAAGATAATGATGGTGTTGCTATATGGAGTGTAGGCGGAAAGGATAGTTTTGCAGAACCTTTACATATAATAATCGATAAATTTGTAAAGGAAATACCATCAGCATCTCCGGAGTCTGTTGTTATTGTGCGTGATAGAGATAATGATGATGAGAAGGAAATATTGGCTGGTATGGCTGAAAATATAATAGATGGTTTGTCACTTCGAAATAATACTTCAACTATGTGCAATATAGAATGCCCCAATGGAGAAATAGCATCTACGAAAATTACGCCAGTAATATTTCCTTTTTATGAACCAGGTGCAATAGAAACACTTTTAATGAATGCAGTTAAAGAGAAAAACGAAAGTGGTAAAATAATTTACGAAGAAGCACAAAAGTACGTTTCGTTTTTTGAAAATAATGACGATGTTCGGAAAAATTATATAAAGAGCACTAGATTGGTACTTAAAGCAAAATATTCTTCTATGATTGCGATTACAAATCCTGATCATTCCACAGGGCTTTTTAAGGATATGATGCTATCGACTCCTTGGGAAAAATCTGCTTATGTGCAAAAACATTTCAATGTTATATTGAAAGCAATTACACCACTAAAAGAGCATGCTAATATTACAAAATAA
- a CDS encoding 4Fe-4S binding protein: MAKREIDLNRCLFHYTNVTCNRCESICPQKAIQNRQIDRDKCDNCGLCTAICPTGAIHSDADYDRCLTAAQNLEPQVLMCHKVSPEGMPCLGALNRRLLWALASQKPLALDISRCAECKPAVAQWLTAEIATCNEALAAAKKAPLKLVRVKAASGKTADVPRRSFFRSLFAAAKDSATEMAEAQTERQYAFDPVVWLNKQPDLEPSPLFPGLILQAGCNGCGLCTVLCPEKALTITEAEADSPKRLHFSPLKCTACGLCSGNCPQNALKLQTDFSGTNTFPLTGADSAPNQQGFHLQRG; this comes from the coding sequence ATGGCCAAACGTGAAATCGACCTGAACCGCTGCTTGTTCCATTATACCAATGTGACCTGTAACCGCTGCGAATCCATCTGTCCGCAGAAGGCCATCCAAAACCGTCAGATTGACCGGGATAAATGCGACAACTGCGGCCTTTGTACAGCCATATGCCCCACCGGCGCCATCCACAGCGATGCTGACTATGACCGCTGCCTTACCGCGGCCCAAAATCTGGAACCTCAGGTATTGATGTGCCACAAGGTCTCCCCGGAGGGAATGCCCTGTCTAGGGGCACTGAACCGCCGCCTGCTCTGGGCCTTGGCCAGCCAAAAGCCGCTGGCGCTGGACATCTCCCGCTGCGCGGAATGCAAGCCCGCCGTTGCCCAATGGCTCACCGCTGAGATTGCCACCTGCAACGAAGCATTGGCCGCGGCCAAAAAAGCGCCCTTGAAACTGGTGCGGGTGAAAGCAGCTTCCGGCAAGACCGCCGATGTTCCCCGCCGTTCCTTCTTCCGTTCCCTCTTTGCCGCCGCCAAGGACAGTGCCACGGAAATGGCCGAGGCGCAGACGGAACGTCAATACGCCTTCGATCCGGTGGTCTGGCTGAACAAGCAGCCTGACCTGGAACCAAGTCCCCTTTTCCCCGGACTCATCTTGCAAGCCGGCTGCAACGGCTGCGGCCTTTGCACCGTGCTCTGTCCGGAAAAGGCCCTTACCATCACCGAAGCGGAAGCCGACAGCCCCAAACGCCTGCATTTTTCCCCGCTGAAATGTACAGCCTGCGGTCTTTGCAGCGGTAACTGCCCGCAAAACGCACTAAAACTACAGACCGACTTCTCGGGCACAAATACTTTTCCGTTGACCGGAGCTGACTCTGCGCCCAACCAGCAGGGCTTCCATTTGCAGCGCGGTTAA